Proteins from one Belonocnema kinseyi isolate 2016_QV_RU_SX_M_011 chromosome 8, B_treatae_v1, whole genome shotgun sequence genomic window:
- the LOC117178735 gene encoding uncharacterized protein LOC117178735 has protein sequence MARDCQNPDLKIAKFKRALAKSKAEIERLPVKRKLAFSEEDVLSYASVERKELAVSIKKSNGPLRGSIRNSYADLSDFEDDLEELINAIIDHRNKLVHSGAGELESVFDEKRVHLGERISLKYDVYKEIYDLLYPSKFVKDLAKTIWKRTNLVKRYIPSQRVDILIQLPHRSARKKITTKEIKSIKKLKLMRRISFWMHWRKMMRMV, from the exons ATGGCCAGGGACTGTCAAA ATcctgatttaaaaattgcaaaatttaagagAGCATTAGCCAAATCAAAAGCAGAGATTGAGAGGTTACCCGTCAAGAGAAAGTTAGCTTTCAGCGAGGAAGATGTTCTTTCATATGCTAGCGTAGAAAGAAAAGAGTTAGCAGTATCAATTAAAAAGTCGAATGGACCTTTAAGAGGAAGTATCCGCAATTCGTATGCTGATCTTTCAGACTTTGAGG ACGATTTGGAGGAACTAATAAATGCGATTATTGATCACCGCAACAAATTAGTGCACTCTGGCGCTGGCGAACTTGAGAGTGTATTTGACG AAAAACGAGTTCACTTAGGAGAAAGAATCTCCCTCAAGTACGACGTTTACAAGGAGATATATGATTTGCTGTATCCTTCAAAGTTTGTCAAAGATCTCGCTAAAACGATTTGGAAAAGAACAAATTTGGTAAAACGTTATATCCCGTCTCAAAGAGTAGACATTCTCATTCAGTTACCCCATCGATCTGCACGGAAAAAAAttacaaccaaagaaattaagagtattaaaaa